Sequence from the Synergistaceae bacterium genome:
TTTTTGACCGCATAATTGAGAACTCCGGCGCAAGAATCACCAGCGAGAAGAAAATCTACTGTTCCAGAAGCCGCCTGCCGGATCACAAAGAAGACGGAGAAAGTTACATCGAGAAAGTATTCACGGACAACGGATATGTTCCGGTCTACATGGAACGCATGACAGTGAGGGAGCAAATACAGGCACTCAATTCCGCTTCAGAAATTGCGATGGTGAATGGTACGCTTGCACACAACCTCCTGCTTGTAGCGGGCAGCCCCAAAGTTACTATCATCAACAAGACGTACGCTATGAATTTCTTTCAGCCTCTCGTGAATCAAGCGTCTCATGCCAGCGAAATCTATTACGTTGATGCGTATGTCTCACCTCTGCCGGTCAGTTTCGGAGCAGGACCGTTCATCATGAGGCTGACACCGGAATTTATGAGATACTGTAAGGATAAAGGAATGCGTCTTGAAGACGGGCTGGTAAGGGAAGGCACCCAAAAGCTGAACGTCAGGACAAGAGTCTTGTACTATCTCCGATGGCTGAGGAAGTACATCGTCAGGCCGAGATATTTTGTTGTCAGCTTCGTAAAAGGTATGTGGGCAAAAGTAAAGCTCTCCTACAGAGAAGCAGGTATACCCGAATACTATAAGAAGGTACGAGCCTACTACAGATCTCAGCAGAGAGGTGGTTAGCGTCGTGCTCATGATGCTTTCAGCTTGTACACGAACGCCAGCACCTCCGCAACTCCCTTGTACAGGTCTTCTGGAATCTCCTCGCCAATCTCCACGTGCTCATACAGAGCCCACGCAAGCGGTTTGTTCTCGACAACAGGAATAAGATTCAGCTCCGCAATCTCCCTGATGCGCCGGGCTGTGTAGTCCCCTCCCTTCGCGATAACTACCGGTGCTCCCATCACTTCCCTGTCGTACTGCAGAGCTACAGCAATGTGCGTCGGGTTCGTGATGACAACGTCGGCCTTCGGAACATCCTGCATCATCCTCTGCTTGGCCATCTCGCGCTGTTTCTGGCGAATCTTCTGCTTGACCTGCGGGTCTCCCTCCATCTGCTTGTACTCGTCCTTGACTTCCTTCTTGCTCATCTTGATTGAGTTCTCGAAGTCCCATTTCTGGTACGCGTAATCAGCAAACGCCATAACCAGCAGCATCAGTGCGAGCCTCATTGCCAGCGTCCAGAGCATGTCCCAGAACTGCCGTGCTCCGACAGGAAGGGGCATCTGCATAGCCTTCGAGGAGACGGGAAGGTAGCTGCGTATCGCGTTGTAGATCATCACCGCGAAGATTGAGGCCTTCAGCAGCCCCTTGATAAGTTCGACGCACGAACGCATAGAGATAATCTTCTTCATGCCGGTGAAGGGGTTAAGGCGGTCGAAGTGAGGGCCGAAGGGTTCGCCCGTCATCGCGAAGCCTACCTGCGCAATAACCGTAGAAGTCGAGAACAGCACCACGAGCCCGCCTAACGGAAGCCACGCGGCAAAGTATCTCTTTATGGCTTCCCACGAGACGAACGCGAACCAGCCGTCTTGCAGTATCGTCCTGTCTCCTACTGCGCGGAACATGAACTGTATCAGCCCCGTCAATGTCCGCCACGTCATAGCTCCGAGCATCGCTAAGCCCAACAGTGCAATGATTATCGCTACTGCGGCGTTAAGGTCTTTGCTGACGCACACACGGCCTTCTTCGCGGACTTTCTCGCGCTTGTGCGGGGTAGCTTCCTCCGTTCGTTCCTCGCCGAAGAACTGCAGGTTGAAGCTCACGGTACAGCCCTCCATGCACGAATCACGCTGAGCGCAAACTCTATCCAGTGCTCGAACTGGTTATACACCAAGTCCATCGCCAGAGGCAGAACAGCCGCCAAAACCATGAACCCCAGCATTACCTTTATGGGCAGTCCGACGACAAAGATATTCATCTGCGGGACTGTACGCGCAAGGAAGCCCAGCCCCACGTCCGAGAGCACAACCGCGCAATAGAACGGAACGACCATTCTGATGCCGAGCGTGAACATGCTCTGAAGCCACGAACCCAGCTGCATATCACCCGAAGGGAAAAGCGAAATCTGTCCCGGCGGAACGAGCTTCAGGCTCTCGATTACTGCCTGAATCATCAGGAGATGTCCGTTCCAGCGGAAGTACAGCCACATAGCAACGAAGAAATGAAGCTGTCCGATAAGCGTTGACTGGCTCTGCGTTGTCGGGTCCATCACCTGAGCCATCGAGAAGCCTATAGTTGTTCCTGTCTGTTCTCCGGCAACATAGAGCGCGTACAGCGGCAGTGCAGAGATGAAGCCCAGCGCAACACCCACAAGCAGTTCACGGAGGCACACGGCGGCCAAGAAGATTACCTCGTCGAAATATATCATTGGGATTTCTTCCGTCTTGATGATACCGACAGAGCACACCGACAGCATCACAACAAACATGTACCTGTACGGTGTCGGCGGCATTGTTGACGTGAAGACAGGAGAGGAGAAAACGAGTCCGATATACCTCAGGTGAAGCAGAAGGTAGACGGCTAAAAGCTGTGAGGGTAGCTCAATCCCTCTCACTGTATGAATCTCTCGAGCTGCCCGAGAATCTCGCGGGTCATAACGAGCATTCTCGTCCCTATCCACGGGGACAGCATTACGATGCACCCGAACACCGCAAGAATCTTCGGGATGAAGATTAACGTCTGCTCCTGAATTGATGTCGCGGTCTGGAGTATTCCGATGAGTAGGCCGACAATCATTGCCGTCAATAATATCGGGAGGGTTACGGAAATCATCGTCCAGATTGCACCGCTGAGAACGTCGAACAGGCTTAAGTTAGTTACGGGCATTTATCGCACACTCCTTGTTATGGTACGTTGGTGAAGCTCTTTAGGACGCTCATCACCACGAGATTCCAGCCGTCTGCCATCACGAACAGCAGAATCTTGAACGGCAGGGAAATCATCATTGGCGGAAGCATCATCATGCCCATAGCCAGCAGTACACTCGACACGACCATGTCCACAACCAGAAACGGAATGTAGATCACTACTCCCATCTGAAACGCCGTCTTTAGCTCGCTGAGCATGAATGCAGGGATAAGCACGCGCGTGCTGACTTCCGACTGATTTGCTGGGCGCGGAGACTCTGACATCGAGATTATGAGGGAGAGTTCTTCCTGCCTCGTGTACCTGAACATGAACTCGCGCACGGGCTGAATCGAGTTGTCCCACGCCTGCTGTGCCGTGATGTTGCCGGACAAGTACGGTTCAAGGCCGTCGTTGTAGACCTGCGACCACGTCGGATACATCGTGAACATCGTCAGGAACAGCGACAGCCCGGCGATTACCTGCTGCGGCGGGGACTGCTGGAGGCCTATTGCACGCTGAACGAACCCCAGCACGATAATTATTCTCGTGAAGCTCGTAACCATGAGCAGGATTGCGGGTACGAGGCTCAGCACGGTCATAAGCGCGAGAATCTGCAGGGTCAGTGCGACATCGCGCGGAGAGTCCGCCTGAGTTACGCCGAGACGCAGTGCCGGGAGAGTTATTGTGCTGGAGATTTCCGGGCTTCGCGGAGGGTTGACCTGAACAGCACCGTACGACACTCCGGCCAAGAGAAAGAGCAGGACGAGGCTAGCTGTTATCTTTCGCATCAAGCCAGTCATCATAACTCCACCTGCCCACAACGCACGTGCCTGACGCTCCGACAGTGAAGGCTATCACTTCCGGGCCGCACCTCACCACAAAAAACACATCCCTGCCGGTCAAGCGCAGGGACGATAATATTTCCGTGCCTCTTGTGCCGTTAAGCTGGGGATTGTGCTTCTTTGCGTACCTCACCAGAACATACGCACAAGCAGACATAACTATCAACGCTGTTACGGCTTTGAGCACATAAGCCGCAAGACTTACGCTCTCTATGATTTATGACAGCACCTTTGTGATGGCTTCAATAACTCTCTCGGGCTGGAAGGGCTTGACGATGAAGTCATTTGCTCCGGCCTGGATTGCCTCGATGACCATTGGCTGCTGACCCATTGCCGAGACCATGACGACCTTGACACTGGGGTCTATTGCTTTGATGGCTTTGACGGCATCGATTCCGTTCATCTCCGGCATGGTGATGTCCATTGTGATGATGTCAGGCTTGTACTTCTGGAAGGCGGCTACTCCTGCCTTGCCGTTCTCGGCCTCAGCAACAACCTCAAAGTCGTTCTTGGTCAGAATATCCTTTAGCATCATGCGCATAAACGCCGCGTCATCGACGATTAAAACCTTTTTGCCCATTCTGGAAACTCCTCCATAATGTGATTGACTTGTTGTCTGGAAATTTTATCTGCATTATAACACGAAACAGCTTGATTTTTACGATGCCGCCCGTGCTGCTCCTCCAGGTATAATGTCCGTTATTCTCACGCCGAAATTCTCGTCTATCACGACAACTTCACCGTGTGCGATTAGCTTTCCGTTGACGAGAATATCAACTGGTTCACCGGCCATTTTGTCGAGTTCGACGACTGCTCCGGCGGTTAGTGCGAGAATCTCTGATACGCTTTTGCGCGCCTTGCCGAGCTCCACCGTAACCCTCACGGGAATATCCGCGATTAGGTCTATCGGGCTCGGGACACCTCCCGTACTTCCGCCGCCTAAGGGCTGGAATGCCGCCGGTCTTACGTCAACTGCCGGGCCTGTGTTCTGCCGTCCTCCCATGATTCCTCCTCCTCCCATCGGGCTGCTGGCTTGCTGAGGCTCTGGCGGTCTGCCTCCTCCGCGCATAACGTTAGAGATGTCGAGCGCGTCATTGAGTGCGAGGCACGTCCATATGTTGAACGGAGCAAGGCCGTCAATGCTTACGTTTACGGG
This genomic interval carries:
- a CDS encoding glycosyltransferase family 61 protein — protein: MQNGIILPPRKTSYPPNVDVLGGVLDSDGNYVDISCQPAVLLPGDVFRVRGSYDFSEDEVVHSDERVIYMNCALNFHWGHTLIDVLGRVWYMSVDKDTKVAYTYNTYVVHEDKLRSGLGNILELMELAGISRDRFVRVDKVTRFREVIVPELSVFPGKYFTREWRELFDRIIENSGARITSEKKIYCSRSRLPDHKEDGESYIEKVFTDNGYVPVYMERMTVREQIQALNSASEIAMVNGTLAHNLLLVAGSPKVTIINKTYAMNFFQPLVNQASHASEIYYVDAYVSPLPVSFGAGPFIMRLTPEFMRYCKDKGMRLEDGLVREGTQKLNVRTRVLYYLRWLRKYIVRPRYFVVSFVKGMWAKVKLSYREAGIPEYYKKVRAYYRSQQRGG
- the flhB gene encoding flagellar biosynthesis protein FlhB; the protein is MEGCTVSFNLQFFGEERTEEATPHKREKVREEGRVCVSKDLNAAVAIIIALLGLAMLGAMTWRTLTGLIQFMFRAVGDRTILQDGWFAFVSWEAIKRYFAAWLPLGGLVVLFSTSTVIAQVGFAMTGEPFGPHFDRLNPFTGMKKIISMRSCVELIKGLLKASIFAVMIYNAIRSYLPVSSKAMQMPLPVGARQFWDMLWTLAMRLALMLLVMAFADYAYQKWDFENSIKMSKKEVKDEYKQMEGDPQVKQKIRQKQREMAKQRMMQDVPKADVVITNPTHIAVALQYDREVMGAPVVIAKGGDYTARRIREIAELNLIPVVENKPLAWALYEHVEIGEEIPEDLYKGVAEVLAFVYKLKAS
- a CDS encoding flagellar biosynthetic protein FliR, whose translation is MRGIELPSQLLAVYLLLHLRYIGLVFSSPVFTSTMPPTPYRYMFVVMLSVCSVGIIKTEEIPMIYFDEVIFLAAVCLRELLVGVALGFISALPLYALYVAGEQTGTTIGFSMAQVMDPTTQSQSTLIGQLHFFVAMWLYFRWNGHLLMIQAVIESLKLVPPGQISLFPSGDMQLGSWLQSMFTLGIRMVVPFYCAVVLSDVGLGFLARTVPQMNIFVVGLPIKVMLGFMVLAAVLPLAMDLVYNQFEHWIEFALSVIRAWRAVP
- a CDS encoding flagellar biosynthetic protein FliQ; amino-acid sequence: MPVTNLSLFDVLSGAIWTMISVTLPILLTAMIVGLLIGILQTATSIQEQTLIFIPKILAVFGCIVMLSPWIGTRMLVMTREILGQLERFIQ
- the fliP gene encoding flagellar type III secretion system pore protein FliP (The bacterial flagellar biogenesis protein FliP forms a type III secretion system (T3SS)-type pore required for flagellar assembly.), producing MRKITASLVLLFLLAGVSYGAVQVNPPRSPEISSTITLPALRLGVTQADSPRDVALTLQILALMTVLSLVPAILLMVTSFTRIIIVLGFVQRAIGLQQSPPQQVIAGLSLFLTMFTMYPTWSQVYNDGLEPYLSGNITAQQAWDNSIQPVREFMFRYTRQEELSLIISMSESPRPANQSEVSTRVLIPAFMLSELKTAFQMGVVIYIPFLVVDMVVSSVLLAMGMMMLPPMMISLPFKILLFVMADGWNLVVMSVLKSFTNVP
- a CDS encoding response regulator; the encoded protein is MGKKVLIVDDAAFMRMMLKDILTKNDFEVVAEAENGKAGVAAFQKYKPDIITMDITMPEMNGIDAVKAIKAIDPSVKVVMVSAMGQQPMVIEAIQAGANDFIVKPFQPERVIEAITKVLS